CCGAGACGTACTTTGCCGGCGCGGAAAAGAGGGCGCGTGAGCTCGATGCCCTGCGTGAGGGGGGCCAGCTGGCGGGCCCTCTACACGGCCTACCCGTTAGCATCAAAGACTCGTTCCAAGTGACCGGGTCGCAGGCCACCATCGGCCTCGTGGGGTTTCTGGACCGGACGAGCGAGGCTAACTCGGCGCTGGTGGACATGCTGTTGGGGCTGGGAGCGGTGTTGTACTGCAAGACGAACGTGCCTCAGACATTGATGGTAAgaatggccgccgcggaccaCCTCTACATGATGTGACGGCTTGCTGATGCGATATGGGAACGATGAAGACGTGCGACTCGCAGAACAACGTCTTTGGCAGAACGCTCAACCCGTGGAACACGAGCCTCGGGGCCGGAGGATCGAgtggtggtgagggcgcATTGGTAGCCATGCGCGGGTCGCCTCTTGGGGTTGGAACCGATTTGGGCGGTAGGAACCTCCTTCAGTCCACCAAAGATTAAGAAGCTGAGAAGGCTAATGACGACACGCGCGTAGGCTCTGTTCGCATCCCAGCGCTGTGCTGCGGCACGTACGGCTtccgcccgacgacggggcgcaTCCCCTACGGCCGACAGGCGCGATGTGCGACGCCGGGCCACAAGACCATTGTGTCGTGCGCGGGCCCATTGGCCAACGACATGGATAGCATGGGCGTGTTCCTCAAGAGCGTCATCGACGCGCGACCGTGGCTTCACGATGCGACGGCAGTCGACGTGCCGTGGCGGGACGTGTCGAGAGACTTTGTGGGACGGAAGCTTCGTCTGGGGCTCCTGGCTGAAGATCCAGTCTTCCCGCTGCACCCCCCGGTGcgcaaggccgtcgccgaggcggtgcgcctccttgaggcggcgggccacgaggTAGTGCGGCTCACGGTGGAGGAAGGCCagatggcgacggcagcgcagGTCGCGTGGCACCTGTTCGCGCttgacgacgggccggcGCGGACAGTGGCCGCAGCGGGCGAGCCTCCTATCCCGTCGCTGCTGTGCATGGCGGAGCGGGTGAGTGGCTTGGACATGAGCTTCGTGGCCGACGtaccggcagcggcggtcgaTGGCGGGTTGAagcggctggcggcgcttAACGTGAAGCGGCACGAGATCGAGGACCGGTGGAGGAGAGTCTGGGTCGAGCGCGGGCCCCTGGAcggcgtggtggcgccgtcggcgcagAACACGGCCGTGGAGCACGACGAGtatggcgcgccgccgtacacgctgctgctcaacgTGCTGGACGTGAGTTGATGCCTTCATCTTGTCCTCTATCCCCAGTCGATGCCTGTCGTGTCTTgtctggcggcgatgctaACCGAGAggccccgtcgacgggcggcacgaTGATACAGTATCCGGCATGCGTGATTCCCTTTGGCAGGGCGGACGAGTCGACATCGGCCGAGCCGTTTGAGCTAGCTGAGGGGCAgactgcgccgccgtgtaaGTGTCCCTCAACGATGCCTGTCCAGCTTTCCATCACCTTGTttgccgtcctcgctctctcccccccctctctctccccttgACTGACCGAGAGGCACGCCTGGCAGATCACCCGGAGCGGATCCGCGGAGCGCCGTGCTCGATTCAGGTATTTGCATCGACGATGCGAGATGAAGAGTGCTTCGAGGTGGCCAGGGTGGTGGATGTGTGTGTCAACGCGAGCAGAGCCAAGTCGTAATGAGGGCGGATCCAGCACAAGGCACCTGCCGAGGAGGTTGTTCCCGCGGTGGAGCACAATCACCTTGGGGCAGGGTGAGGTGAGGCAGGTTAGCCCTCGGGTAGCACGTAGTAGCGTGGTCGATGGGCTGCAATTTGTAATAGAGTCGTGATCGTggtgctgcactgcaccaGATGGAACCCA
Above is a genomic segment from Purpureocillium takamizusanense chromosome 2, complete sequence containing:
- a CDS encoding Amidase (EggNog:ENOG503NWEQ~COG:I~COG:J~COG:T) → MTVTAATTTPTPTPAPAPTDWQTRAAAKRKQRDEAIPVAWRLGDEVLASLQTPLESNRNNVLDVPRRSGILSERELHITEGYDVKSLLAALAGGDMTAVEVTAAFSKRAAIAQQVTNCLTETYFAGAEKRARELDALREGGQLAGPLHGLPVSIKDSFQVTGSQATIGLVGFLDRTSEANSALVDMLLGLGAVLYCKTNVPQTLMTCDSQNNVFGRTLNPWNTSLGAGGSSGGEGALVAMRGSPLGVGTDLGGSVRIPALCCGTYGFRPTTGRIPYGRQARCATPGHKTIVSCAGPLANDMDSMGVFLKSVIDARPWLHDATAVDVPWRDVSRDFVGRKLRLGLLAEDPVFPLHPPVRKAVAEAVRLLEAAGHEVVRLTVEEGQMATAAQVAWHLFALDDGPARTVAAAGEPPIPSLLCMAERVSGLDMSFVADVPAAAVDGGLKRLAALNVKRHEIEDRWRRVWVERGPLDGVVAPSAQNTAVEHDEYGAPPYTLLLNVLDYPACVIPFGRADESTSAEPFELAEGQTAPPYHPERIRGAPCSIQVFASTMRDEECFEVARVVDVCVNASRAKS